The DNA sequence GTGCTGTTCTCGTCGCGCAAACAGATGCAGGACGTGTTCGACGGCCTCGACCGCGACTGGCGCAAGCAAGTGTTCATTCAAGGCAACCTGTCGAAACAGGAAACCCTGAACAAGCACAAGGCGCGGGTCGATGGCGGCGATTCCAGCGTGCTGTTCGGCCTCGCCAGTTTTGCCGAAGGCGTGGACTTGCCGGGCGCCTACTGCGAGCACGTAGTGATCGCCAAGATCCCGTTCTCGGTGCCGGACGATCCGGTCGAAGCTGCACTGTCGGAATGGATCGAAGCCCGGGGCGGCAATCCGTTCATGGAAATCTCGGTGCCCGATGCCTCGCTGAAGCTGGTCCAGGCCTGCGGCCGACTGCTGCGCACCGAAGAAGACCGCGGCACCATCACCTTGCTGGATCGGCGGCTGGTCACCCAGCGCTACGGCAAGGCGATCCTCAATGCGTTGCCTCCTTTCCGTCGTGAAATATCCTGAGACATCGGTGGGCAGTTTTGCCCGCCGCGCTGTCTATCTCTCTGCTATCGCTTTTCCATTGGCCCTCGTGGGTCGTTAGGGAGAAATCCGTTCTCATGATTCGTCGTTCGTTGCCTGCCTTTTTTGCCCTGGTTTTCGCTGGCCCCTTGCTGGCGGCACCTGCCGGCCAGCAGACCCTGTTCAACTTTGTCCGCCCCGCCGACGTGGTGAAGGTCGCGACCGAAAACGCCGACCTGCCGCAAGCCAACGCCGAGCAGACCCCAGAAGGCGAAGTGCTGCGCCGGGTGACGTTCAATCCGACGACCCGCCCGACCTTGCGTCTGTCCCCGCAGACGGGTGCCTGGGACTGGTCGCAGTCCGGCATGATGAGCCTGCGCATCCAGAGTGCGATGAACTGGGCGGTGACCGTCTACGTACAAATCCAGAGCAACGACGGCAAGACCCTGGTCAGCCGCGTCGATTTGCCGGCCGGCCCGGCGCAGACCTTGCTGGTGCCATTGACCGCGACCTCGCCTCTGAGCCAGGGCATGAAGGCCGGGCCGGTGATGCCGATGACGATCGACGGCCAGCGCATCCTGCTGGCGAGCAGCAGCGGTGAGCTGGATCGCAGCCAGGTGGTGTCGGTCAGCCTGTCGATGGACCAGCCGAAAGCCGCGCAAAGTCTGTTGCTTGAGCGTTTTGGCGTGCAGGACGAAGGCGAGGTGATCAAATCCGCCTACGGCAATCTGGTGGATGCCTATGGCCAGTCGACCCGCGGCAAATGGCCGGAGAAGGTCGCCAATGACGAACAACTGAAATCCGCTGCCGCCAAAGAACAGCAACAACTGAACACCTGGTTGGCCGAGCGCGAAAAGTCGTCGCTGGACAAGTTCGGTGGCTGGAGCAAAGGCCCGGCGTTCAAGGCCAGCGGTTTCTTCCGCACCGAAAAACGTGACGGCCGCTGGTATCTGGTGACACCCGAGGGCCATCCTTTTTATTCCTTGGGCGTGAACACCGTCAGCCCGGAGGTCAACCAGACCTACGTGGCCGGTCGCGAATACATGTTCGAATCCCTGCCAAAGCCTGAAGAGCCGCTGGCCAGCCACTTCGGCGAAGGTGACAACCGTGGCGGCAACGGTGTCGATCAGGGCCGTGGTTACAATTTCGGGCGCTGGTACGACTTTTACGGCGCCAACCTTCAACGTCTGTATGGCGAGCCGTGCACCCCGGACAGCGGCAACAAGGCCGGGGTCGCCGAAGCCGCCAAGGCCGGGGCCGCAGAAGAAGCCGCGACCAACGCCAGTGCACCGGTAGCTGCCTCCGAACAGCCGAAAGCCGGCGTTGCCGAGTCGGCAGCCACCAGCGGGCAAAGCGTTGCGACGCCATGCAAAAACACGGTCGACCAGCAAAAGTGGGCCAGCCACACCCTTGATCGTCTGCAAGCCTGGGGCTTCAACACGGTCGGTAACTGGAGCGCGCCTGTCCTCGGTGACGCCGAGCGCATGCCGTACACCTTGCCGTTGTCGATCGTCGGCGATTACACCAGCATCAGCACCGGCACCGACTGGTGGGGCGGCATGCCTGACCCGTTCGATCCACGTTTCGCCATGGCCACCGAACGCGCCGTGGCGATTGCTGCCCGCGATCATCGCGATGATCCGTGGCTGATCGGCTACTTCGCCGACAACGAGCTGGCCTGGGCCGGCCCCGGTGATGATCCGAAATCCCGTTACGCGCTGGCCTACGGCACCTTGAAAATGACCACCGACGTTCCGGCCAAACGTGCGTTCCTCAAGCAGTTGCGCGACAAGTACCGCAATCAGGCGGGACTGTCGAAGGCCTGGGGGATCGATCTGCCGGCGTGGGAATTGATGGAGGATCCTGGGTTCGAGGCCCCGCTGCCGAATCCGGAGCATCCGGAAATCGAGGCTGACTTCAAATATTTCCAGAAGGTCTTCGCCGACACCTACTTCAAGACCATTTCCGACTCGCTGAAATGGCACGCGCCGAACCAGTTGCTGCTCGGCGGCCGTTTCGCCACCAGCACCCCGGAAGCCGTGGCGTCCTGCGCCCAGTATTGCGACGTGCTGAGCTTCAACATGTACACCCTGCAACCGCAGGACGGTTATGACTTCGCCGCGTTGCGCAACCTCGACAAACCGGTGCTGATCACCGAATTCAACTTCGGCTCCACCGACCGTGGCCCGTTCTGGGGCGGCGTGACCACGTTGAGCAAGGAAGAAGACCGCGGCCCGGCCTACGCCAATTTTCTTAAACAAGCGCTGAGCGAGCCGTCGATTGTCGGCGTGCACTGGTTCCAGTATCTGGATCAACCGGTGACCGGTCGCTTGCTCGATGGCGAGAATGGTCACTTCGGCCTGGTCGGTGTCACCGATCTGCCATTCCAGGGTTTTGTCGAGACTGTGCGCAAGAGCAATCTGGCGACCGTCGATCAGTTGAACAAAGAGGCGCAGAAAGCGGCCGCCGCAGCCGACAAGGCCGGCCACGAAGCCGAAGGCGGCCGCAAGGCAGACGCCGGCAAAGGCCCGGGGCAGGGGGCTGGCCATACCGGCGGGCATTCGGGCAACGGTCACTGATCGTTACGAAAGCTGAAGACCGCCCGGCCCGCAGCGGTTCCCAAAACCCTCACGGGCTGGAACAATGCGGGCCACTTTGTAGAGCGTTTTCGCGGGGGAGTTGCGGGTGCAGATTCAGGGACATTACGAGCTTCAATTCGAAGCGGTGCGCGAAGCCTTTGCCGCACTGTTCGACGATCCCCAGGAACGCGGCGCCGCGTTGTGCATCCGGGTCGGCGGCGAAACCGTCCTCGACCTCTGGTCCGGTACCGCCGACAAGGACGGCGCCGAGGCCTGGCACAGCGACACCATCGCCAACCTGTTCTCCTGCACCAAGACCTTCACCGCCGTCACCGCGCTGCAACTGGTCGCCGAAGGCAAGTTGCAGCTCGATGCGCCGGTCGCCCGTTACTGGCCGGAGTTCGCCGCCGCCGGCAAGGAATCCGTCACCCTGCGCCAACTGCTTTGCCATCAGGCCGGCCTGCCGGCCCTGCGCGAGTTGCTGGCGCCTGAAGCCCTGTACGACTGGCAAACCATGGTCGACGCCCTCGCGGCCGAAGCCCCGTGGTGGACGCCGGGCACTGGTCACGGCTATGCCGCGATCACCTACGGCTGGCTGATCGGTGAGTTGCTGCGGCGCGCCGACGGTCGCGGGCCGGGGGAATCGATTGTGGCGCGGGTCGCCAAACCGCTGGGGCTGGATTTCCATGTCGGTCTGGCCGACGAAGAATTCCATCGCGTGGCGCACATCGCCCGGGGCAAGGGCAACACCGGCGACGCCGCCGCCCAACGCCTGTTGCAGGTGACCATGCGCGAGCCGACGGCCATGACCACCCGGGCCTTCACCAATCCGCCGTCGGTGCTCACCAGCACCAACAAACCGGAATGGCGCCGGATGCAGCAACCGGCGGCCAACGGCCACGGCAATGCGCGCAGTCTGGCCGGGTTCTACGCCGGTCTGCTCGACGGCAGCCTGCTGGAAAGCGAAATGCTCGACGAACTGACCCGCGAGCACAGCCTCGGCGAGGACAAGACCTTGCTGACCCGCACTCGTTTCGGTCTCGGTTGCATGCTCGATCAACCCGACGTGTCGAACGCTACTTACGGCCTCGGCCCGCGTGCATTCGGCCATCCGGGTGCAGGTGGTTCCATCGGTTTTGCTGATCCGGAGCACGATGTTGCCTTCGGATTTGTGACAAATACCCTGGGGCCATACGTCTTGATGGATCCGCGCGCGCAGAAGCTGGCGCGGGTACTTGCCACTTG is a window from the Pseudomonas gozinkensis genome containing:
- a CDS encoding serine hydrolase domain-containing protein; this translates as MQIQGHYELQFEAVREAFAALFDDPQERGAALCIRVGGETVLDLWSGTADKDGAEAWHSDTIANLFSCTKTFTAVTALQLVAEGKLQLDAPVARYWPEFAAAGKESVTLRQLLCHQAGLPALRELLAPEALYDWQTMVDALAAEAPWWTPGTGHGYAAITYGWLIGELLRRADGRGPGESIVARVAKPLGLDFHVGLADEEFHRVAHIARGKGNTGDAAAQRLLQVTMREPTAMTTRAFTNPPSVLTSTNKPEWRRMQQPAANGHGNARSLAGFYAGLLDGSLLESEMLDELTREHSLGEDKTLLTRTRFGLGCMLDQPDVSNATYGLGPRAFGHPGAGGSIGFADPEHDVAFGFVTNTLGPYVLMDPRAQKLARVLATCL
- a CDS encoding beta-galactosidase is translated as MIRRSLPAFFALVFAGPLLAAPAGQQTLFNFVRPADVVKVATENADLPQANAEQTPEGEVLRRVTFNPTTRPTLRLSPQTGAWDWSQSGMMSLRIQSAMNWAVTVYVQIQSNDGKTLVSRVDLPAGPAQTLLVPLTATSPLSQGMKAGPVMPMTIDGQRILLASSSGELDRSQVVSVSLSMDQPKAAQSLLLERFGVQDEGEVIKSAYGNLVDAYGQSTRGKWPEKVANDEQLKSAAAKEQQQLNTWLAEREKSSLDKFGGWSKGPAFKASGFFRTEKRDGRWYLVTPEGHPFYSLGVNTVSPEVNQTYVAGREYMFESLPKPEEPLASHFGEGDNRGGNGVDQGRGYNFGRWYDFYGANLQRLYGEPCTPDSGNKAGVAEAAKAGAAEEAATNASAPVAASEQPKAGVAESAATSGQSVATPCKNTVDQQKWASHTLDRLQAWGFNTVGNWSAPVLGDAERMPYTLPLSIVGDYTSISTGTDWWGGMPDPFDPRFAMATERAVAIAARDHRDDPWLIGYFADNELAWAGPGDDPKSRYALAYGTLKMTTDVPAKRAFLKQLRDKYRNQAGLSKAWGIDLPAWELMEDPGFEAPLPNPEHPEIEADFKYFQKVFADTYFKTISDSLKWHAPNQLLLGGRFATSTPEAVASCAQYCDVLSFNMYTLQPQDGYDFAALRNLDKPVLITEFNFGSTDRGPFWGGVTTLSKEEDRGPAYANFLKQALSEPSIVGVHWFQYLDQPVTGRLLDGENGHFGLVGVTDLPFQGFVETVRKSNLATVDQLNKEAQKAAAAADKAGHEAEGGRKADAGKGPGQGAGHTGGHSGNGH